The following are encoded together in the Ralstonia insidiosa genome:
- a CDS encoding replication protein RepA, with protein MSSLTPAPVNLTGPEQHFRPRPSEERLVKAAAEIDAHPPAGDDIAFTHSILCQVGLPRKQVSKEEFVREFKDAWISVSAGYLDEGNGPVKQPVPFGAVPRLAIAYLNTYALRHKTREIPVGSNSTDLLRLIGQHNDGGNRYLALRRGIHALAACRLQIGYRGRTFNGQPIEQFDAWSSSPEAPRHRWPGVLVLSKSYFESLENSGVPLDRRALRAIGGAALDLDVYAWLTHRLWRINQPETISWRALQGQFGQEYADTSNFRKEMKRALNTVLAVYPKARKAIEQVNGGLRLKHAPPPVSPRDKCP; from the coding sequence GTGAGCTCTCTTACCCCGGCACCTGTCAACTTGACTGGCCCTGAGCAACACTTCCGTCCGCGCCCTTCGGAGGAACGGCTCGTCAAGGCTGCCGCCGAAATCGACGCCCACCCACCAGCGGGCGACGATATCGCTTTCACGCATTCAATCCTCTGCCAGGTGGGCTTGCCTCGGAAGCAAGTCAGCAAGGAGGAGTTCGTCCGCGAATTCAAAGACGCTTGGATTAGTGTCAGTGCTGGTTACCTTGATGAGGGAAATGGCCCCGTCAAACAGCCCGTACCGTTTGGAGCTGTACCTCGCCTGGCAATCGCATATCTGAACACCTACGCCCTCAGGCACAAAACGAGGGAAATTCCCGTAGGAAGCAACTCTACTGACCTACTTCGCCTCATTGGACAACACAATGACGGCGGAAATCGGTACCTAGCCCTCCGACGCGGCATCCATGCGTTAGCGGCGTGCAGATTGCAGATTGGCTACCGCGGTCGAACGTTCAATGGTCAGCCAATCGAGCAGTTTGATGCTTGGTCCAGCAGTCCCGAGGCCCCCAGGCATCGCTGGCCAGGCGTGCTCGTCCTTTCCAAGAGCTACTTCGAATCCTTGGAGAACTCGGGAGTGCCACTCGATCGCCGGGCGTTACGTGCGATCGGGGGCGCTGCGCTGGACCTCGACGTCTATGCCTGGCTCACACACCGACTCTGGCGCATCAACCAACCAGAGACGATTTCCTGGCGGGCACTGCAGGGGCAGTTCGGGCAGGAGTACGCGGATACCAGCAACTTCCGGAAGGAAATGAAGCGAGCCCTAAACACCGTTCTGGCGGTGTACCCGAAGGCACGCAAAGCCATCGAACAAGTCAATGGAGGGCTGAGACTTAAACACGCCCCTCCTCCCGTTTCACCGAGGGACAAGTGCCCATGA
- a CDS encoding helix-turn-helix transcriptional regulator, which produces MSSLYQVELLTLSQLCPLLHRKASTVYSDIAAGRFDRLPPILRLPGQRRLLWRKEDVVKWIERHVQPAVTTNEARRPSPKPTQGAALATPQAKKGGRPTKRQQLERRLIAAGGGK; this is translated from the coding sequence ATGTCTTCCCTGTATCAAGTCGAACTGCTGACGCTTAGTCAGCTGTGTCCGTTACTCCACCGAAAAGCCTCTACTGTCTACTCGGATATTGCCGCAGGGCGCTTTGATCGTTTGCCGCCGATCCTCCGGCTGCCAGGTCAACGTAGGCTGCTGTGGCGCAAAGAGGACGTAGTGAAATGGATCGAACGCCACGTTCAGCCTGCCGTCACCACCAATGAAGCTCGACGGCCCAGCCCGAAGCCAACTCAGGGCGCAGCACTCGCAACTCCTCAAGCCAAAAAAGGGGGACGGCCAACCAAGCGACAACAGCTCGAGCGCCGCCTGATAGCAGCAGGAGGGGGTAAGTGA
- a CDS encoding class 1 fructose-bisphosphatase, producing MKRINLTRYLIEEQREHNTIPAELRLLLEVVARACKAISHSVNKGALAGVLGSAGTGNVQGETQQKLDVIANEVLLEANEYGGNLAAMASEEMESFYEIPHRYPKGEYLLLFDPLDGSSNIDVNVSIGTIFSVLHMPKPGETVTEADFMQPGAKQVAAGYAVYGPQTTLVLTVGNGVHMFTLDREVGSFILTSRDVKIPEDTKEFAINMSNMRHWAPPVRRYIDECLAGTEGPRGKDFNMRWIASMVADVHRILTRGGIFMYPWDKREPGKAGKLRLMYEANPMAFLVEQAGGAATNGQQRILDIQPEKLHQRVAVVLGSKNEVDRVTQYHLEAEKTA from the coding sequence ATGAAGCGCATCAACCTCACCCGCTACCTGATCGAAGAGCAGCGCGAGCACAACACCATCCCAGCCGAGCTGCGCCTACTGCTCGAAGTCGTGGCGCGTGCCTGCAAGGCGATCTCGCACAGCGTCAACAAGGGCGCCTTGGCCGGCGTACTCGGCTCGGCCGGCACCGGCAACGTGCAAGGCGAAACCCAGCAGAAGCTGGACGTGATCGCCAACGAAGTCCTGCTCGAAGCCAACGAATACGGCGGCAACCTGGCCGCCATGGCCTCGGAAGAGATGGAATCGTTCTACGAGATTCCGCACCGCTATCCGAAGGGCGAATACCTGCTGCTGTTCGATCCGCTCGACGGCTCGTCCAACATTGACGTGAACGTGTCGATCGGCACGATCTTCTCGGTGCTGCACATGCCCAAGCCGGGCGAAACCGTCACCGAAGCCGATTTCATGCAGCCCGGCGCCAAGCAGGTCGCTGCCGGCTACGCCGTGTACGGCCCGCAGACGACACTGGTGCTGACCGTCGGCAACGGCGTGCACATGTTCACGCTCGATCGCGAAGTCGGCAGCTTCATCCTGACCAGCCGCGACGTGAAGATCCCGGAGGACACGAAGGAATTCGCCATCAACATGTCGAACATGCGCCACTGGGCCCCGCCCGTGCGCCGCTACATCGACGAATGCCTGGCCGGCACCGAAGGCCCGCGCGGCAAGGATTTCAACATGCGCTGGATCGCCTCGATGGTGGCCGACGTGCATCGTATCCTCACGCGCGGCGGCATCTTCATGTACCCGTGGGACAAGCGCGAGCCAGGCAAGGCCGGCAAGCTGCGCCTGATGTACGAAGCCAACCCGATGGCCTTCCTGGTGGAACAGGCCGGCGGCGCGGCCACCAACGGCCAGCAGCGCATTCTCGACATCCAGCCGGAAAAGCTGCACCAGCGTGTGGCCGTGGTCTTGGGTTCGAAGAACGAGGTGGATCGCGTCACGCAGTACCACCTGGAAGCCGAAAAAACGGCGTAA
- the pepN gene encoding aminopeptidase N, whose translation MLRTDTAVTIYRKDYAAPAFRIDQVTLEIDLVPERTRVVNRMRMTRTAAAKPLVLVGEGLELAGATIDGQALSGLQANGDTLTIDAVPADVGASFTLELTTYCNPAANSSLMGLYVSNGNFFTQCEAEGFRKITYFLDRPDVMTVYTVTLRASKADYPVLLSNGNLVSERDLPDGRHEAVWHDPFKKPSYLFALVAGKLECIEERIQSASGKEKLLQVWVESQDIGKTRHAMDSLIHSIHWDERRFGLELDLDRFMIVAVGDFNMGAMENKGLNIFNTKYVLANAETATDVDFANIESVVGHEYFHNWTGNRVTCRDWFQLSLKEGLTVFRDQEFSADMAAQAGDEAAAASARAVKRIEDVRLLRQAQFPEDAGPMAHPVRPDSYEEINNFYTVTVYEKGAEVVRMYQTLLGRDGFRKGMDLYFQRHDGQAVTCDDFRAAMADANGRDLTQFGHWYSQAGTPVVAVEGHHDAATRTYTLTLRQRCEPVGIEVNSGIQKQPFHIPFAVGLIDAQGRDLPLRLRGEAASPSPVTTRVLDFTEAKQTFVFEDVAEAPLPSLLRNFSAPVVLEYGYTTEQLTFQLAHDSDPFNRWEAGQRLATDTLLRMVADIQHGRAPVVDPALVEALRAVVADASLDPAFREQMLILPAESYLAERMDVADPAAIHTARRTLLCTLAEKLYAELLRAYQDNETDGPYSPDAVSAGKRALKNIALGYLANTETPEALALAEQQYAHATNMTDRMGALTALVNSYAPGREAALTDFYTRFADDALVIDKWFSLQAMQRGATGKPTLETVRALMTHPAFTLRNPNRARSLIFSFCSGNPAQFHAADGSGYAYWAEQVLALDAINPQVSARLARVMDRWRKYVPALRDAMQDALKRVAAHPSLSRDVREIVSKALA comes from the coding sequence ATGTTGCGCACCGATACCGCCGTGACGATTTACCGCAAGGATTACGCCGCCCCCGCGTTCCGCATTGATCAAGTGACGCTGGAGATCGACCTCGTGCCCGAGCGCACCCGCGTCGTCAACCGTATGCGCATGACGCGCACGGCAGCGGCCAAGCCGCTCGTGCTGGTTGGCGAAGGGCTTGAACTGGCGGGCGCAACCATTGATGGCCAGGCCCTCTCCGGCCTGCAGGCCAACGGCGACACACTGACCATCGACGCCGTGCCGGCAGATGTCGGCGCCAGCTTCACGCTGGAACTGACGACCTACTGCAACCCGGCAGCCAACTCGTCGCTGATGGGGCTGTACGTTTCCAACGGTAACTTCTTCACGCAGTGCGAGGCCGAGGGCTTCCGCAAGATCACCTACTTCCTTGATCGGCCCGACGTGATGACGGTCTACACCGTCACGCTGCGCGCCTCGAAGGCGGACTACCCCGTGCTGCTGTCCAACGGCAACCTGGTCTCTGAGCGTGACCTGCCGGACGGCCGCCACGAAGCCGTGTGGCACGACCCGTTCAAGAAGCCGTCGTACCTTTTCGCGCTGGTGGCGGGCAAACTGGAATGTATTGAGGAGCGCATCCAGTCCGCCTCGGGCAAGGAAAAACTGCTGCAGGTGTGGGTGGAATCGCAAGACATCGGCAAGACGCGCCACGCGATGGATTCGCTGATCCACTCGATCCACTGGGACGAACGCCGCTTCGGGCTGGAGCTCGATCTGGACCGCTTCATGATCGTTGCCGTGGGCGACTTCAACATGGGCGCGATGGAGAACAAGGGCCTGAACATCTTCAACACGAAGTACGTGCTGGCCAATGCGGAGACTGCTACCGATGTGGACTTCGCCAACATCGAATCGGTGGTCGGCCACGAGTACTTTCACAACTGGACGGGCAACCGCGTCACCTGCCGCGATTGGTTCCAACTGAGCCTGAAGGAAGGCCTGACGGTATTCCGCGATCAGGAGTTCTCCGCAGACATGGCAGCGCAAGCTGGCGATGAAGCGGCCGCAGCGAGCGCCCGCGCCGTCAAGCGCATTGAAGACGTCCGCCTGCTGCGTCAGGCGCAATTCCCGGAAGATGCAGGCCCGATGGCCCACCCGGTGCGCCCTGACAGCTACGAAGAGATCAACAACTTCTACACCGTCACGGTGTACGAGAAAGGCGCAGAAGTCGTGCGCATGTACCAGACCCTGCTTGGCCGCGATGGCTTCCGAAAGGGCATGGACCTGTACTTCCAGCGCCACGATGGTCAAGCGGTCACCTGCGACGATTTCCGTGCCGCCATGGCCGATGCCAACGGCCGCGATCTCACGCAATTCGGCCACTGGTACAGCCAAGCCGGTACACCAGTCGTGGCAGTCGAAGGCCATCACGACGCGGCCACGCGCACCTACACGCTTACGCTGCGCCAGCGCTGCGAGCCGGTCGGTATCGAAGTGAACAGCGGCATCCAGAAGCAGCCGTTCCACATTCCGTTTGCCGTGGGCCTGATCGACGCACAAGGCCGCGATCTACCGTTGCGCTTGCGCGGCGAAGCTGCATCGCCCTCGCCCGTCACCACGCGCGTGCTCGATTTCACCGAGGCCAAGCAGACCTTCGTCTTCGAAGACGTGGCCGAAGCGCCGCTGCCCTCGCTGCTGCGCAATTTCTCGGCGCCGGTCGTCCTCGAATACGGCTATACGACTGAGCAACTCACCTTCCAGCTCGCGCACGATTCCGACCCGTTTAACCGCTGGGAAGCCGGCCAGCGCCTGGCCACCGATACGCTGCTGCGCATGGTGGCGGACATCCAGCACGGTCGCGCGCCTGTGGTCGACCCAGCGCTTGTCGAAGCACTGCGCGCCGTGGTGGCCGACGCCTCGCTCGACCCTGCCTTCCGCGAGCAGATGCTGATTCTGCCCGCCGAGAGCTACCTGGCCGAGCGCATGGATGTGGCCGATCCGGCTGCCATTCACACCGCGCGCCGCACGCTGCTCTGTACGCTGGCTGAAAAGCTCTATGCCGAACTACTGCGCGCCTACCAAGACAACGAAACCGACGGCCCCTACTCGCCCGATGCTGTATCGGCCGGCAAGCGTGCGCTCAAGAACATCGCGTTGGGCTATCTGGCAAATACCGAAACGCCCGAGGCATTGGCGCTGGCAGAACAACAGTACGCCCACGCCACCAACATGACCGACCGCATGGGTGCCCTCACCGCCCTGGTCAATAGCTACGCCCCCGGCCGCGAAGCCGCATTGACCGACTTCTACACGCGCTTTGCCGACGACGCGCTCGTCATCGACAAGTGGTTCTCATTGCAGGCCATGCAACGGGGCGCCACGGGCAAGCCAACGTTGGAAACCGTGCGCGCACTGATGACGCATCCCGCCTTCACGCTGCGCAACCCGAACCGCGCCCGCTCGCTCATCTTCAGCTTCTGCTCCGGCAACCCCGCGCAGTTCCACGCTGCTGATGGCTCCGGCTATGCGTATTGGGCCGAGCAGGTGCTGGCGCTCGACGCCATCAACCCGCAGGTGTCCGCCCGGCTGGCGCGTGTAATGGACCGCTGGCGCAAGTACGTGCCCGCGCTGCGCGACGCCATGCAGGACGCGCTCAAGCGCGTGGCGGCCCACCCGAGCCTGTCGCGCGACGTGCGCGAGATCGTCAGCAAGGCGCTGGCGTGA
- a CDS encoding DUF4136 domain-containing protein, protein MWNWIKRIKPSGIWPMAGALMAASLLAGCASTVTSQVTAFKQPGWEDAPPRTYAFEHTAAQQNDLERQTYEAWTSDQLAARGFASAPRASARYLVRLDYSTATRLVQVRQPVYPDPYWGPGPWGPWRGPWGPWGPWGPQYVDTNVQVPFYAYHVDIEDAASGKRVYQVTAQTQGGDGSLTAVMPYLIRSAFANFPAPNAQPILVELPVDPSVKPAAK, encoded by the coding sequence ATGTGGAATTGGATCAAGAGGATCAAACCATCCGGTATCTGGCCGATGGCCGGGGCGCTGATGGCGGCCAGCCTGCTGGCGGGTTGTGCCAGCACCGTCACCAGCCAGGTCACGGCGTTCAAGCAGCCCGGCTGGGAAGACGCGCCGCCGCGCACCTATGCGTTTGAGCATACTGCAGCGCAGCAAAATGACCTGGAGCGCCAGACCTACGAGGCCTGGACGTCCGACCAACTCGCCGCTCGCGGTTTTGCCAGCGCGCCGCGTGCCAGCGCACGCTATCTCGTCCGCCTGGATTACTCGACGGCCACACGCCTTGTGCAGGTGCGCCAGCCGGTCTACCCCGATCCGTACTGGGGCCCTGGCCCATGGGGGCCGTGGCGTGGTCCGTGGGGGCCCTGGGGCCCGTGGGGTCCGCAATATGTCGACACCAACGTGCAGGTGCCGTTCTATGCCTATCACGTTGACATTGAAGACGCGGCATCGGGCAAGCGGGTCTATCAGGTGACCGCGCAGACTCAGGGGGGTGACGGTTCGTTGACTGCGGTGATGCCGTATCTGATTCGCAGCGCCTTCGCCAATTTCCCGGCGCCGAATGCGCAGCCCATCCTCGTGGAACTGCCCGTTGATCCATCGGTGAAACCAGCGGCTAAGTAG
- a CDS encoding NADP-dependent malic enzyme produces MNDKLHDASPDSQDQGAEAELRRAAFEYHRAPTRGKIEVRPTKALINQRDLSLAYSPGVAYPCLAIEQDPALAAEYTSRGNLVGVITNGTAVLGLGDIGPLASKPVMEGKGCLFKKFAGIDVFDIELAERDPDKLVDIIAALEPTLGGINLEDIKAPECFYIEQKLRDRLNIPVFHDDQHGTAIISSAALLNGLKVVGKEIGSVKVAVSGAGAAAIACLDVMVGLGVKRENIYVVDSKGVIYAGRDAKMEANKARYAQDTSARTLADIMRDADVFLGCSAAGVVTADMVKTMAPKPIILALANPEPEIRPEVAKAARPDCIVATGRSDYPNQVNNVLCFPYIFRGALDCGATKITEAMKLACVKAIAELAEAETNDAVAQAYAGQDLTFGPDYIIPKPFDSRLIEKIAPAVAKAAEESGVATRPIKDLDAYRAQLSDYVYHTGLTMRPVFSAAKANPKRVVYTEGEEERVLRAVQTVVDEGLAKPILIGRPHVIEMRIQKAGLRLKAGVHFELVNPEDDARYHQYHTTYHELMGRNGVTPDMAKSALRRSNTLIGALLVRLGDADAMLCGTVGRFDAHLEHVRDVIGLAPNAKVFAAMNGLMLEKHTLFITDTFVNENPSAEELADITKLAAEEVRRFGQEPKVAMLSHSMFGSSKSASARKVRAAYDLLKAEVPELQVEGEIQGDAALSEDIRHHFLPKSAFAGSANLLVMPTLDAANITFNVLKMTGGQGVTVGPILLGAAKPVHILNPSATSRRIVNMTALAVADVSAAR; encoded by the coding sequence ATGAACGACAAGCTTCACGACGCCTCGCCCGATTCCCAAGACCAGGGCGCCGAGGCCGAACTGCGCCGCGCCGCGTTTGAATACCACCGTGCCCCGACGCGCGGCAAGATCGAAGTGCGCCCGACCAAGGCGCTGATCAACCAGCGGGATCTGTCGCTGGCGTACTCGCCGGGCGTGGCGTATCCGTGTCTGGCGATCGAGCAGGATCCGGCGCTGGCGGCTGAGTACACCTCGCGCGGCAACCTTGTCGGCGTGATCACCAACGGCACCGCTGTGCTGGGCCTGGGCGATATCGGCCCGCTGGCCAGCAAGCCGGTGATGGAAGGCAAGGGCTGCCTGTTCAAGAAGTTTGCGGGCATCGACGTGTTCGATATCGAACTGGCCGAGCGCGATCCGGACAAGCTGGTCGACATCATCGCGGCGCTGGAGCCGACGCTGGGCGGTATCAACCTGGAAGACATCAAGGCGCCGGAGTGCTTCTACATCGAGCAGAAGCTGCGTGACCGGCTGAACATCCCCGTCTTCCACGACGATCAGCATGGCACGGCGATCATCTCGTCGGCGGCGCTGCTCAATGGCCTGAAGGTCGTTGGCAAGGAGATCGGCAGCGTGAAGGTGGCCGTGTCGGGCGCAGGTGCTGCAGCCATTGCCTGCCTGGACGTGATGGTGGGCCTGGGCGTCAAGCGCGAGAACATCTACGTGGTCGACTCGAAGGGCGTGATCTACGCTGGCCGCGACGCCAAGATGGAGGCGAACAAGGCGCGTTACGCGCAGGACACGTCAGCCCGTACGCTGGCTGACATCATGCGCGATGCCGATGTCTTCCTCGGCTGCTCGGCTGCTGGCGTGGTGACGGCCGACATGGTCAAGACCATGGCACCGAAGCCGATCATCCTGGCGCTGGCCAACCCCGAGCCGGAAATCCGCCCGGAAGTGGCCAAGGCCGCCCGCCCGGACTGCATCGTCGCCACGGGCCGTTCGGATTACCCGAACCAGGTCAACAACGTGCTGTGCTTCCCGTACATCTTCCGTGGCGCGCTCGATTGCGGCGCCACCAAGATCACGGAAGCGATGAAGCTTGCGTGCGTGAAGGCCATCGCTGAGCTGGCCGAAGCCGAAACCAACGACGCCGTGGCGCAGGCCTACGCTGGCCAGGACCTGACTTTCGGCCCGGACTACATCATCCCGAAGCCGTTCGACTCGCGCCTGATCGAGAAGATCGCCCCGGCGGTTGCCAAGGCTGCGGAAGAGTCCGGCGTGGCCACGCGCCCGATCAAGGATCTGGATGCCTATCGCGCCCAGTTGAGCGACTACGTCTACCACACCGGCCTGACCATGCGCCCGGTGTTCTCGGCCGCCAAGGCCAACCCGAAGCGCGTTGTCTACACCGAAGGTGAAGAAGAGCGCGTGCTGCGCGCCGTGCAGACGGTGGTGGACGAAGGCCTGGCCAAGCCGATCCTGATCGGCCGCCCGCACGTGATCGAAATGCGCATCCAGAAGGCTGGCCTGCGCCTGAAGGCGGGCGTGCACTTCGAACTGGTGAACCCGGAAGATGATGCGCGTTACCACCAGTACCACACGACGTATCACGAGCTGATGGGTCGCAATGGCGTGACGCCGGATATGGCCAAGTCAGCGCTGCGCCGCTCGAACACGCTGATCGGCGCGCTGCTGGTACGCCTGGGCGATGCTGACGCGATGCTGTGCGGCACCGTCGGCCGCTTCGATGCACACCTGGAACATGTGCGCGACGTGATCGGCCTGGCCCCGAACGCCAAGGTGTTCGCCGCCATGAACGGCCTGATGCTGGAGAAACACACGCTGTTCATCACGGACACCTTCGTCAACGAGAACCCGAGCGCTGAAGAGCTGGCCGACATCACCAAGCTGGCGGCAGAAGAAGTGCGCCGCTTTGGCCAGGAGCCGAAGGTGGCGATGCTGTCGCACTCGATGTTCGGCTCGTCGAAGAGTGCGTCGGCGCGCAAGGTGCGTGCGGCGTATGACCTGCTGAAGGCCGAGGTGCCCGAGCTGCAGGTGGAGGGCGAGATCCAGGGTGATGCGGCGCTGTCGGAAGACATCCGCCACCACTTCCTGCCCAAGAGCGCGTTTGCCGGCAGTGCCAACCTGCTGGTGATGCCGACGCTGGATGCCGCCAACATCACGTTCAACGTGCTCAAGATGACGGGCGGGCAGGGCGTGACGGTGGGCCCGATTTTGCTGGGCGCAGCCAAGCCGGTGCACATCTTGAACCCGTCGGCTACGTCGCGCCGTATCGTCAACATGACGGCGCTGGCGGTGGCAGACGTGTCGGCGGCACGTTGA
- a CDS encoding porin: protein MQSKFKRGAAALAVASALGAMSAGAQAQSSVTLYGLVDAWAGMTKNLGASDRAAVVNSGGMSTSYWGMKGNEDLGNGLKAIFALEAFFRPDTGKAGRFDGDTFFARNANVGLSSNAWGTIKLGRITPPYFVSTILFNPYGDSYTFSPMVFHTYLGNGLTGPGGISGLVGDSGWNNSILYSTPDFNGLTGNFIYGAGEQAGHNGQNKWGGNFLYFHGNFAATAAFQQVRFDSKPGDLNSLVAGFQRQSAAQLGATYDFGVVKLYGQYQYIKNTIATGDAKSNGGQLGASIPLGAGSILASYAYTKTSGAADVKRNTWAVGYDYSLSKRTDVYAAYFRDKVSTLSSADTFGVGIRAKF, encoded by the coding sequence ATGCAGTCCAAATTCAAGCGTGGCGCTGCTGCGCTGGCAGTGGCATCGGCACTGGGGGCAATGAGTGCCGGTGCGCAAGCGCAATCGTCCGTCACGCTGTACGGCCTGGTGGATGCCTGGGCCGGCATGACCAAGAACCTGGGCGCGTCTGACCGCGCGGCGGTTGTCAACTCGGGCGGCATGTCCACGTCGTACTGGGGCATGAAGGGCAACGAAGATCTGGGCAACGGCCTGAAGGCGATCTTCGCGTTGGAAGCCTTCTTCCGCCCCGACACCGGCAAGGCCGGCCGCTTTGATGGCGACACGTTCTTCGCGCGTAATGCCAACGTGGGGCTGTCGTCCAACGCCTGGGGCACGATCAAGCTCGGCCGCATTACGCCGCCGTACTTCGTTTCGACAATCCTGTTCAACCCGTACGGCGATTCGTACACTTTCTCGCCGATGGTGTTCCACACCTACCTGGGCAACGGCCTCACCGGCCCCGGCGGCATCTCGGGTCTGGTGGGCGATTCGGGTTGGAACAACTCGATCCTGTACAGCACGCCGGACTTCAATGGCCTGACCGGCAACTTCATCTACGGTGCGGGCGAGCAAGCCGGCCACAATGGCCAGAACAAGTGGGGCGGCAACTTCCTCTACTTCCACGGCAACTTCGCAGCCACGGCAGCCTTCCAGCAAGTGCGCTTCGATTCGAAACCGGGCGACCTGAACAGCCTGGTGGCAGGCTTCCAGCGTCAGTCGGCAGCACAACTGGGCGCTACATACGACTTCGGCGTGGTCAAGCTGTACGGCCAGTACCAGTACATCAAGAATACGATCGCCACGGGTGACGCCAAGAGCAACGGCGGCCAACTGGGTGCATCGATTCCGCTGGGCGCGGGCAGCATCCTGGCATCGTACGCATACACGAAGACCTCGGGTGCTGCAGACGTGAAGCGCAACACCTGGGCCGTCGGCTACGACTACTCGCTGTCCAAGCGTACCGACGTGTACGCCGCGTACTTCCGCGACAAGGTCTCGACCCTGTCGTCCGCCGACACCTTCGGCGTGGGCATCCGCGCGAAGTTCTAA
- the uraD gene encoding 2-oxo-4-hydroxy-4-carboxy-5-ureidoimidazoline decarboxylase, translating into MSDAQFVQALGGVYEHSPWVAERVASQRPFASADALRAAMRHVVERAGEAQQITLVRAHPELAGKAAERGEMTAASTSEQGGAGLNQLTPEELVRLQSLNARYSEKFGFPFVMAVRGYDRQAIFDAMTKRLNNDHDTELRNALEQINRVVSFRLNDLISG; encoded by the coding sequence ATGAGTGATGCGCAGTTTGTGCAAGCGCTCGGCGGCGTCTATGAGCACTCGCCTTGGGTAGCCGAACGCGTGGCATCGCAGCGTCCGTTTGCCTCAGCCGACGCACTGCGCGCCGCCATGCGCCATGTGGTGGAGCGCGCAGGTGAAGCGCAGCAGATCACGCTGGTGCGCGCTCACCCGGAACTGGCTGGCAAGGCCGCCGAGCGCGGCGAGATGACCGCGGCCTCCACCAGCGAGCAAGGTGGTGCGGGCCTGAACCAGTTGACACCCGAAGAGTTGGTACGTCTGCAAAGCCTCAACGCACGTTACAGCGAGAAGTTCGGCTTCCCGTTCGTCATGGCCGTGCGCGGCTATGACCGGCAGGCCATCTTCGATGCCATGACCAAGCGGCTGAATAACGACCACGACACCGAACTGCGCAATGCGCTAGAGCAGATCAATCGCGTCGTGAGCTTCCGCTTGAATGATTTGATTTCAGGTTAA
- the uraD gene encoding 2-oxo-4-hydroxy-4-carboxy-5-ureidoimidazoline decarboxylase has product MSQTTYTLSQLNSMDAPQFVQVLGGIYEHSPWVAEQAATQRPFASADALTAAMRHAVDAAGIEPQLKLVRAHPELAGKAAVRGELTAESTREQSGAGLNQCTPEEFARLQALNAQYNEKFGFPFILAVRGYDRHGIIDNFSKRVENDHDTELRTSLEQIHRIAGFRLNDLISG; this is encoded by the coding sequence ATGAGCCAGACCACCTATACCCTCTCGCAACTCAACAGCATGGACGCACCGCAGTTCGTGCAAGTCCTGGGCGGCATCTACGAGCACTCGCCGTGGGTGGCTGAACAAGCCGCCACGCAGCGCCCGTTTGCCTCGGCCGACGCGCTCACCGCTGCCATGCGCCACGCCGTGGACGCTGCCGGTATTGAGCCGCAGCTCAAGCTCGTGCGCGCTCACCCGGAACTCGCCGGCAAGGCCGCCGTGCGCGGTGAGCTGACGGCGGAATCGACACGCGAACAAAGCGGCGCGGGCCTGAACCAGTGCACGCCGGAGGAGTTCGCACGCCTGCAGGCGCTCAACGCCCAGTACAACGAGAAGTTCGGCTTCCCGTTCATCCTGGCGGTGCGTGGCTATGACCGCCACGGCATCATCGACAACTTCAGCAAGCGTGTTGAGAACGACCACGACACTGAACTGCGTACATCGCTGGAACAGATTCATCGCATCGCCGGTTTCCGTCTGAACGATTTGATTTCAGGCTGA